From the genome of Capricornis sumatraensis isolate serow.1 chromosome 17, serow.2, whole genome shotgun sequence, one region includes:
- the SEPTIN5 gene encoding septin-5 isoform X2 — translation MVAGESGLGKSTLVHSLFLTDLYKERKLLSAEERISQTVEILKHTVDIEEKGVKLKLTIVDTPGFGDAVNNSECWKPVTDYVDQQFEQYFRDESGLNRKNIQDNRVHCCLYFISPFGHGLRPVDVGFMKALHEKVNIVPLIAKADCLVPGEIRKLKERIREEIDKFGIHVYQFPECDSDEDEDFKQQDRELKESAPFAVIGSNTVVEAKGQRVRGRLYPWGIVEVENQAHCDFVKLRNMLIRTHMHDLKDVTCDVHYENYRAQCIQQMTSKLTQDSRMESPIPILPLPTPDAETEKLIRMKDEELRRMQEMLQKMKLQMQDQ, via the exons ATGGTGGCCG GGGAGTCGGGCCTGGGGAAGTCCACGTTGGTCCACAGCCTCTTCCTGACGGACCTCTACAAGGAGCGGAAGCTGCTGAGTGCCGAGG aACGCATCAGCCAGACGGTTGAGATCCTGAAGCACACGGTGGACATcgaagagaagggggtgaagctgaagctcaccATCGTGGACACGCCGGGCTTCGGGGACGCCGTCAACAACTCTGAGTG CTGGAAGCCCGTCACCGACTACGTGGACCAGCAGTTCGAGCAGTACTTCCGGGACGAGAGCGGCCTCAACCGCAAGAATATCCAGGACAACCGTGTGCACTGCTGCCTGTACTTCATCTCCCCTTTCGGGCACGG GCTGCGGCCGGTGGACGTGGGCTTCATGAAGGCCCTGCACGAGAAGGTGAACATCGTGCCCCTGATCGCCAAGGCCGACTGTCTTGTCCCAGGGGAGATCCGGAAGCTGAAAGAGCGG ATCCGGGAAGAGATCGACAAGTTCGGGATCCATGTGTACCAGTTTCCTGAGTGCGACTCGGACGAGGATGAGGACTTCAAGCAGCAGGACCGGGAACTGAAG gAGAGCGCACCCTTCGCTGTTATCGGCAGCAACACGGTGGTGGAGGCCAAGGGACAGCGGGTCCGGGGGCGTCTGTACCCCTGGGGGATCGTGGAGG TGGAGAACCAGGCGCACTGCGACTTCGTGAAGCTTCGCAACATGCTAATCCGCACGCACATGCACGACCTCAAGGACGTGACCTGCGACGTGCACTACGAGAACTACCGTGCGCAGTGCATCCAGCAGATGACCAG CAAGCTGACGCAGGACAGCCGCATGGAGAGCCCCATACCCATCCTGCCACTGCCCACGCCTGACGCCGAGACTGAAAAGCTCATCAGAATGAAAGATGAGGAG ctAAGGCGGATGCAAGAAATGCTGCAGAAAATGAAGCTGCAGATGCAGGACCAGTGA
- the SEPTIN5 gene encoding septin-5 isoform X1 produces the protein MDSLAAPQDRLVEPLLSPRTQAQRRLKDVDKQYVGFATLPNQVHRKSVKKGFDFTLMVAGESGLGKSTLVHSLFLTDLYKERKLLSAEERISQTVEILKHTVDIEEKGVKLKLTIVDTPGFGDAVNNSECWKPVTDYVDQQFEQYFRDESGLNRKNIQDNRVHCCLYFISPFGHGLRPVDVGFMKALHEKVNIVPLIAKADCLVPGEIRKLKERIREEIDKFGIHVYQFPECDSDEDEDFKQQDRELKESAPFAVIGSNTVVEAKGQRVRGRLYPWGIVEVENQAHCDFVKLRNMLIRTHMHDLKDVTCDVHYENYRAQCIQQMTSKLTQDSRMESPIPILPLPTPDAETEKLIRMKDEELRRMQEMLQKMKLQMQDQ, from the exons ATGGACTCGCTGGCAGCACCCCAAGACCGCCTGGTGGAGCCGCTGCTGTCGCCGCGGACCCAGGCCCAGAGGCGGCTCAAG GACGTTGACAAGCAGTACGTGGGCTTTGCCACACTGCCCAACCAGGTGCACCGCAAGTCTGTGAAGAAGGGCTTCGACTTCACGCTCATGGTGGCCG GGGAGTCGGGCCTGGGGAAGTCCACGTTGGTCCACAGCCTCTTCCTGACGGACCTCTACAAGGAGCGGAAGCTGCTGAGTGCCGAGG aACGCATCAGCCAGACGGTTGAGATCCTGAAGCACACGGTGGACATcgaagagaagggggtgaagctgaagctcaccATCGTGGACACGCCGGGCTTCGGGGACGCCGTCAACAACTCTGAGTG CTGGAAGCCCGTCACCGACTACGTGGACCAGCAGTTCGAGCAGTACTTCCGGGACGAGAGCGGCCTCAACCGCAAGAATATCCAGGACAACCGTGTGCACTGCTGCCTGTACTTCATCTCCCCTTTCGGGCACGG GCTGCGGCCGGTGGACGTGGGCTTCATGAAGGCCCTGCACGAGAAGGTGAACATCGTGCCCCTGATCGCCAAGGCCGACTGTCTTGTCCCAGGGGAGATCCGGAAGCTGAAAGAGCGG ATCCGGGAAGAGATCGACAAGTTCGGGATCCATGTGTACCAGTTTCCTGAGTGCGACTCGGACGAGGATGAGGACTTCAAGCAGCAGGACCGGGAACTGAAG gAGAGCGCACCCTTCGCTGTTATCGGCAGCAACACGGTGGTGGAGGCCAAGGGACAGCGGGTCCGGGGGCGTCTGTACCCCTGGGGGATCGTGGAGG TGGAGAACCAGGCGCACTGCGACTTCGTGAAGCTTCGCAACATGCTAATCCGCACGCACATGCACGACCTCAAGGACGTGACCTGCGACGTGCACTACGAGAACTACCGTGCGCAGTGCATCCAGCAGATGACCAG CAAGCTGACGCAGGACAGCCGCATGGAGAGCCCCATACCCATCCTGCCACTGCCCACGCCTGACGCCGAGACTGAAAAGCTCATCAGAATGAAAGATGAGGAG ctAAGGCGGATGCAAGAAATGCTGCAGAAAATGAAGCTGCAGATGCAGGACCAGTGA
- the GP1BB gene encoding platelet glycoprotein Ib beta chain, with amino-acid sequence MLVNVEEGVRMVCAPRERGAGSPVGRRPGDSALSAPAARPRGYFWRGGRVVVGSAGAPGPGRGWAALSPGSATTARRSRARPVADLSPWASVSLGSARAARSPRTSGGEAFGPLGCSQSGSGQTRRTLPAGGRVARLAGGDDAARDPAGRAHRGACLPGPRGALSLLLLLLAPPGRSAAGCPAPCRCAGTRVDCGRRGLTWASLPAAFPPDTTELVLTGNNLTALPPGLLDALPVLRAAHLGANPWRCDCRLVPLRAWLAGRPEREPYRDLRCAAPPALRGRLLPYLAEDELRATCPPGALCRAALAAQLLLLVLGLLHALLLALLLCRLRGLRARATRRRPPSAPLAAEHATPEPSDWR; translated from the coding sequence ATGTTGGTGAACGTCGAAGAGGGTGTCCGAATGGTCTGTGCGCCCCGGGAGCGAGGGGCCGGAAGCCCGGTCGGCCGGCGACCTGGCGATAGCGCTCTATCTGCGCCGGCGGCTCGGCCTCGGGGTTATTTCTGGCGGGGTGGCCGTGTTGTGGTCGGTTCGGCAGGCGCACCAGGGCCGGGGAGGGGCTGGGCGGCCTTATCGCCCGGTTCCGCGACCACCGCCCGGCGCTCCAGAGCTCGCCCGGTCGCCGACCTCTCGCCATGGGCTTCGGTGAGTCTGGGGTCTGCCCGGGCCGCGCGCTCCCCGAGGACATCTGGCGGGGAGGCTTTTGGTCCTCTGGGCTGCAGTCAGAGCGGTTCGGGCCAGACCCGGAGGACGCTTCCAGCAGGCGGGCGGGTGGCAAGGCTCGCGGGCGGTGACGATGCCGCCCGGGACCCCGCGGGCCGGGCTCACCGCGGCGCTTGCCTTCCAGGGCCGCGCGGGGCgctgagcctgctgctgctgctgctcgcgCCGCCGGGCCGCTCGGCCGCGGGCTGCCCCGCCCCGTGTCGCTGCGCCGGGACGCGCGTGGACTGCGGGCGCCGCGGCCTGACGTGGGCCTCGCTGCCGGCCGCCTTCCCGCCAGACACGACCGAGCTGGTGCTGACCGGCAACAACCTGACGGCGCTGCCGCCCGGGCTGCTGGACGCGCTGCCGGTGCTCCGCGCCGCGCACCTGGGCGCCAACCCCTGGCGCTGCGACTGCCGCCTGGTGCCGCTGCGGGCCTGGCTGGCCGGCCGGCCCGAGCGAGAGCCCTACCGCGACCTGCGCTGCGCCGCGCCCCCCGCGCTGCGGGGCCGCCTGCTGCCCTACCTGGCGGAGGACGAGCTGCGCGCCACCTGCCCGCCCGGCGCGCTCTGCCGCGCGGCGCTGGCGGCGCAGCTCCTGCTGCTCGTCCTCGGGCTGCTGCACGCGCTGCTGCTGGCGCTGCTGCTGTGCCGCCTGCGGGGCCTGCGCGCCCGCGCCACGCGCCGGAGGCCGCCGAGCGCGCCGCTGGCCGCCGAGCACGCGACCCCCGAGCCGAGCGACTGGCGCTGA